One window of the Triticum dicoccoides isolate Atlit2015 ecotype Zavitan chromosome 3B, WEW_v2.0, whole genome shotgun sequence genome contains the following:
- the LOC119278558 gene encoding protein LIFEGUARD 2-like codes for MYRLGSLCSSPVTSHQSPLPHSPSTTPAKTLPPEASPVEMKGGDITAPKGAPYPGTAESPELRSALIRKIYVVLCLQFLLTAVVAAVVVKVPAIPHFFLSTHAGHGLYMFILFFPFIVMCLMDLYREKHPVNLLLLGLFTVAISFSVGMIVFPPCMVILEGAILTTVAFLSLTAYTFWAASRGHDFSFLGHFLFTSLIVLLVFGFIQILFQLDKLSLMIFGVLAALIFSGFIVYDTDNIIKRCAGGIHLLWLETRTTSSSVTHDD; via the exons ATGTACCGCCTCGGTTCGCTTTGCTCCTCCCCAGTCACCAGCCACCAGTCCCCACTCCCCCACTCGCCTTCCACCACACCCGCGAAAACCCTACCTCCGGAAGCATCGCCGGTCGAGATGAAGGGCGGCGACATCACGGCACCCAAGGGGGCGCCGTACCCCGGGACGGCGGAGAGCCCCGAGCTGCGCTCGGCACTCATCCGGAAGATCTACGTCGTCCTCTGCCTGCAGTTTCTCCTCACCGCCGTCGTCGCGGCCGTCGTCGTCAAGGTCCCCGCCATCCCTCACTTCTTCCTCTCCACCCACGCCGGCCACGGGCTCTACATGttcatcctcttcttccccttcatcg TGATGTGCCTGATGGACTTGTACCGCGAGAAGCACCCAGTCAACCTGCTGCTGCTCGGCCTCTTCACAGTGGCCATCAGCTTCTCTGTGGGCATGATTGTCTTCCCACCAT GCATGGTCATTCTGGAGGGCGCGATTCTTACAACGGTGGCTTTCTTGAGCCTCACTGCTTACACCTTCTGGGCTGCAAGCAGGGGCCATGACTTCAGCTTCCTTGGTCATTTCCTATTTACTTCTCTCATCGTGCTGCTCGTCTTTGGTTTCATTCAG ATCCTCTTCCAGCTGGATAAGCTCTCTCTCATGATCTTTGGCGTGCTGGCGGCACTCATCTTCAGTGGCTTCATTGTTTATGACACAGACAACATCATCAAGCGTTGCGCCGGCGGCATTCATCTTCTGTGGCTTGAGACACGGACGACATCATCAAGCGTTACGCATGACGACTGA